From one Melioribacteraceae bacterium genomic stretch:
- a CDS encoding efflux RND transporter permease subunit: MILSKFSLRRQITLIMIYAIVIGFSFFSFSQLKIDFFPDITFPIAGIVTNYSGVGPEDIENLITRPLEESVSAVKNIEKVNSQSFKGASIVTLEFKYGTDMNQAEVDVRKNIDYIRDLLPQDAGEPLVFVFDPSMMPILFLNLSSDYLGSAELRRLAEETIEPLLERVEGVASVQTQGGLQRQINVNINPTLLASYGLSPDNVVNAIQLGSGLLPAGTIETRDKSYNLRVFSEYRTIDQVENTIVTMRGNHPVKVKDVAKVEDGYKENASEVRVDNGEGVMMFLMKQSDANTVLTSRRVKEVLPDIIERLPQGTRLTNMWDQTDFILLSVSNLSNTAVIAFVMAFIVIYFFLRNFRGSIIMGISIPVSVLATFAAMFAFDITLNIISMAGLALAIGMLVDNSIVVLENIYRHREMGDNSFIASEKGASEVGMAITASTLTTISVFIPVLFVPNITGQLFKDLVLTITFSLIVSLLVALTLVPMMSSRILQIEKSTGNGLFNRLKKKVGDWLENLKVNYGKILRWSLSHRKTVMSSVTLMFFISLGLTTFLGGEFLPKTDQGFINFMMESPSGTPIEKTRLYAYQIEDIINDIVPEEALESMAIFYGEREGIGAFGTTSSTIETLIRLKPKEERSITQFEIQDSLRKRLDDIPGVTYFFQEGGAFTTEKDIEVKVIGFNVAGATTIANQLKAKFEKVTRFVDITLNIKESTPELQVHLNKDVLNDLNLSTLSVASNLSTAIQGKVVSQFREEGDEYNIRVQFAKEYRNQKEVLEQMQIPLFDGSLVQLKDMATILEEESSPTIFRENQDRYVSVGFALSGVDLSAAVEIVNNIISETPIPSEYQVIIGGTAEDQQEAFFYLGLAFLAAILLVYMIMASQFESLISPLIIMFTVPLSVIGVFGFLFITGTAISVMALVGLVMLVGIAVNNGIVMVDYINQVRERGFELMDAVMEASLARMRPVLMTAMTTILGMVPLAIELGSGAETWSPLARAVIGGLTTTTILTLIVIPVLYIIFERMSEKAKAFVRRIKN, from the coding sequence ATGATACTTAGTAAATTTTCGTTACGTCGTCAGATCACATTAATAATGATTTACGCAATTGTGATCGGATTTAGTTTCTTCTCATTTTCTCAACTTAAAATTGATTTCTTCCCTGATATCACATTCCCGATAGCGGGAATTGTAACTAATTATTCAGGAGTTGGACCTGAAGATATAGAAAATCTCATTACGCGTCCTCTCGAAGAAAGTGTATCCGCCGTAAAAAATATCGAGAAAGTGAATTCCCAATCATTTAAAGGGGCATCAATAGTTACGCTTGAGTTTAAGTATGGTACCGATATGAACCAAGCGGAAGTTGATGTTAGAAAAAATATTGATTACATCCGAGACTTACTGCCACAGGATGCCGGTGAACCACTCGTATTTGTTTTCGATCCTTCAATGATGCCAATTTTGTTTTTAAATCTTAGTTCCGATTATCTTGGTTCGGCTGAACTAAGACGTCTTGCCGAAGAAACAATTGAACCACTTTTGGAAAGAGTCGAAGGTGTTGCTTCTGTTCAAACCCAAGGGGGTTTGCAAAGACAAATCAATGTTAATATAAATCCAACACTGTTGGCTTCTTACGGTTTATCACCTGATAATGTTGTAAATGCTATTCAACTTGGAAGCGGACTTTTACCCGCGGGCACGATCGAAACAAGGGATAAAAGTTATAACCTAAGAGTCTTTAGTGAGTATAGAACAATAGATCAAGTCGAGAATACAATCGTAACGATGAGAGGTAATCATCCTGTAAAAGTGAAAGACGTTGCAAAAGTTGAAGATGGATATAAAGAGAATGCGTCAGAGGTAAGAGTTGATAATGGTGAAGGTGTGATGATGTTTCTCATGAAACAATCCGATGCCAATACCGTTCTAACATCTCGTCGAGTCAAAGAAGTATTACCGGATATAATTGAAAGATTACCGCAAGGGACAAGACTAACTAATATGTGGGATCAAACTGATTTCATTTTATTATCAGTAAGCAATTTAAGCAACACTGCCGTAATTGCTTTTGTCATGGCCTTCATTGTAATCTATTTTTTCTTGAGAAATTTCCGCGGAAGTATAATTATGGGAATTTCAATACCTGTGTCGGTTCTAGCAACATTTGCGGCAATGTTTGCATTCGATATCACTTTGAATATTATATCCATGGCAGGACTTGCTCTGGCAATTGGAATGCTTGTTGACAATTCGATTGTTGTTCTCGAAAATATTTATCGTCACCGTGAAATGGGCGACAATAGTTTCATCGCATCCGAAAAAGGCGCTTCCGAAGTTGGTATGGCAATTACTGCTTCAACACTAACGACTATAAGTGTGTTTATTCCGGTTTTGTTTGTGCCGAATATTACCGGACAACTCTTTAAAGATCTTGTTTTGACAATTACGTTCAGTTTAATTGTCTCTTTGCTTGTTGCTCTAACATTAGTTCCGATGATGTCTTCAAGAATATTACAAATTGAAAAATCGACAGGCAATGGATTATTTAATAGACTTAAAAAGAAAGTTGGTGATTGGCTTGAAAATTTGAAAGTAAATTATGGTAAGATTTTAAGATGGTCATTATCTCACCGTAAAACGGTTATGAGTTCGGTTACGTTAATGTTTTTTATTTCTTTAGGACTAACAACATTTTTAGGCGGTGAATTCTTACCTAAGACAGATCAAGGATTTATAAATTTCATGATGGAATCACCATCCGGAACCCCTATTGAAAAAACACGATTATATGCTTATCAAATTGAAGATATTATAAATGATATTGTTCCGGAAGAAGCTCTTGAATCAATGGCTATTTTTTACGGTGAAAGAGAGGGAATTGGTGCATTCGGAACTACATCAAGTACTATTGAAACACTTATCAGACTTAAACCAAAAGAAGAAAGAAGTATAACACAGTTTGAAATTCAAGATTCGCTTCGTAAACGTCTTGATGATATTCCCGGCGTTACATACTTTTTCCAAGAAGGCGGGGCGTTCACCACAGAAAAAGATATTGAGGTGAAAGTAATTGGTTTTAACGTTGCCGGTGCCACAACTATTGCTAATCAATTGAAAGCTAAATTCGAAAAAGTTACCAGGTTTGTAGATATCACTCTGAATATTAAGGAGTCTACTCCTGAACTCCAGGTTCACTTAAACAAAGATGTACTCAATGACTTGAACTTATCTACTTTATCGGTTGCAAGTAATCTTTCAACAGCAATACAAGGCAAGGTAGTCTCTCAATTTCGTGAAGAAGGAGATGAGTACAATATCAGAGTTCAATTCGCAAAAGAATATCGAAATCAAAAAGAAGTTTTGGAACAAATGCAGATTCCGCTTTTCGATGGATCGCTGGTCCAATTAAAAGATATGGCTACTATTCTAGAGGAAGAATCTTCACCTACTATTTTTAGAGAGAACCAAGATCGATATGTTTCTGTTGGATTTGCTCTTTCGGGTGTTGATCTTTCTGCAGCTGTTGAAATTGTCAACAATATTATTTCAGAGACACCCATACCATCAGAATATCAAGTAATAATCGGTGGTACGGCTGAAGATCAACAAGAAGCTTTCTTCTATTTGGGCTTGGCATTTCTTGCTGCTATTCTTCTTGTCTATATGATTATGGCATCACAATTTGAGTCGCTTATTTCTCCGTTAATTATAATGTTTACAGTCCCGCTTTCGGTTATCGGCGTATTCGGTTTTCTCTTCATTACTGGAACTGCAATAAGTGTAATGGCTCTTGTTGGTTTAGTTATGTTGGTTGGAATTGCGGTTAATAACGGAATTGTTATGGTGGATTACATAAACCAAGTTAGAGAAAGAGGTTTTGAATTGATGGATGCAGTGATGGAAGCAAGTCTTGCAAGAATGCGCCCTGTTTTAATGACTGCTATGACAACAATTTTAGGAATGGTTCCTCTTGCAATTGAGCTTGGTTCAGGTGCCGAAACTTGGTCGCCGTTAGCTCGTGCAGTTATAGGAGGTTTAACAACTACTACTATTCTTACACTTATTGTTATACCGGTGCTTTACATAATTTTTGAGAGAATGTCAGAAAAGGCGAAAGCTTTTGTGAGAAGAATAAAAAATTAA
- a CDS encoding aldolase/citrate lyase family protein produces MAEKKIGNAGKRGSKVRSDCYIEIELKKSGGLKIDLKSKVDSMFGDSIRKEVTKMSEFFGLKNADILIEDSGALPFTLGARFELAIKKLFPEIDKEYLPEFNKKNKYKTTKERLRRSRLYLPGNEPKFYPNAGLHKPDGIILDLEDSVSPTEKEAAQLIVRNALRSIDFYGSERMVRINQMPKGLDDLKFIVPHNVHVILIPKVESIEQVKEIEKTVELLKKEFKVKEDIYFMPIIESALGVIKSYEIASTSKYNCALAVGLEDYTADIGVERTNEGKESIFARSMIINAAKAAKIQAIDTVFSDVSDMEGLRISVLEAKLLGFEGKGCIHPRQVKVVNETFLPTESEIEKAKKIVVAFEEAEAKGLGVVSLGSKMIDAPVVKRARRIVRLAEENKLLKKNWREENQ; encoded by the coding sequence ATGGCTGAAAAGAAAATCGGAAACGCGGGTAAACGCGGAAGTAAAGTCAGATCAGATTGCTACATCGAAATTGAATTAAAAAAATCGGGCGGATTAAAAATTGATTTAAAGAGTAAAGTCGACTCGATGTTTGGAGATTCGATACGTAAAGAAGTAACAAAAATGTCTGAGTTTTTCGGCTTGAAAAATGCCGACATTTTAATCGAAGATTCCGGAGCGCTTCCATTTACACTTGGTGCACGATTCGAACTTGCAATAAAAAAACTCTTCCCCGAAATTGATAAAGAATACCTACCCGAATTCAACAAAAAGAATAAATACAAAACGACAAAAGAAAGATTGAGACGAAGCAGATTATACCTTCCCGGCAATGAACCCAAATTTTATCCCAACGCCGGACTGCATAAACCAGACGGAATAATTTTAGATTTAGAGGACAGCGTTTCGCCAACCGAAAAAGAAGCTGCACAATTGATAGTCAGAAATGCTCTTCGTTCAATTGATTTTTATGGTTCCGAAAGAATGGTTAGAATCAATCAAATGCCTAAGGGATTGGATGACCTCAAGTTTATTGTACCTCATAATGTTCATGTAATTTTAATCCCGAAAGTTGAAAGCATAGAACAAGTTAAAGAAATTGAGAAAACTGTTGAACTGCTGAAAAAAGAATTCAAAGTAAAAGAAGATATTTATTTCATGCCGATAATTGAAAGTGCACTTGGTGTTATCAAGAGCTATGAAATTGCATCTACTTCAAAATATAATTGTGCTCTCGCAGTCGGACTTGAAGATTACACAGCCGATATCGGAGTGGAAAGAACAAACGAAGGCAAGGAAAGTATTTTTGCAAGAAGTATGATTATTAACGCAGCTAAAGCTGCAAAGATTCAAGCAATTGATACAGTGTTTTCCGATGTGAGTGATATGGAAGGATTAAGAATCTCCGTATTAGAAGCAAAGTTACTCGGCTTTGAAGGTAAAGGCTGCATTCATCCTCGTCAAGTTAAAGTTGTAAACGAAACATTTTTACCAACCGAAAGTGAAATTGAAAAAGCAAAGAAAATAGTTGTCGCATTCGAAGAAGCAGAAGCAAAAGGGTTAGGTGTTGTTTCGCTCGGTAGTAAAATGATTGATGCACCGGTGGTAAAACGTGCTAGAAGAATAGTTAGACTTGCTGAAGAAAATAAATTATTGAAGAAAAATTGGAGAGAAGAAAATCAATAA
- a CDS encoding MmgE/PrpD family protein, giving the protein MQKSISRTIAEFAINLKYEDLPKEVTHEVKRYLYDSIGCAFGGYNTKDVNIIRDIYKEMGGKAESTVIGFGDKIPAVNATLVNSLMIRALDFNDIYWKDDPSHPSDLIPAALSTAELVDADMKDVIVAIVLAYEFEQRMCLFAKPGVRERKWHHATLTQFVSPIVAGKVLGLTVDQMVNAIGINGSHNHTIGCPTAGKLTMMKNTVDPMAVQSGVFATLMAQRGFSGTEKVFEGKEGFMDAFIGWNAKEEKINPTEMKGRDGISKWSWDVDALIKDLGKNYKILECGMKAFPTEALTHTHISCVLNAMTKNKLEYSDIDEVKVTCFAQAYDILFDPAKYRPESRETADHSLPYCLAAAMVDKKITRHSFDEEKLNDPRIFEVIDKIKGEPSIEFEKMFPAKQPSKVVVKTKDGREFDEYMEFPKGDPREPMTEADLDNKFEGLSSELLSKERQKEIKEVIFDAENYSAKEFMDKLIV; this is encoded by the coding sequence ATGCAGAAATCCATTTCCAGAACAATAGCAGAGTTTGCTATTAACCTTAAATATGAAGATTTACCAAAAGAAGTTACTCATGAAGTAAAAAGATATTTATATGATTCAATCGGCTGTGCATTTGGTGGGTACAATACAAAAGATGTAAATATTATCAGAGATATTTATAAAGAAATGGGAGGCAAGGCGGAATCAACAGTTATTGGTTTTGGCGATAAAATTCCTGCAGTTAATGCAACTCTTGTAAATTCTTTGATGATACGAGCGTTGGATTTTAATGACATTTATTGGAAAGATGATCCTTCGCATCCATCGGATTTAATTCCGGCTGCATTATCGACGGCCGAGTTAGTTGATGCAGATATGAAAGATGTAATTGTTGCCATCGTGCTTGCATATGAGTTTGAACAAAGAATGTGTCTGTTTGCAAAACCGGGAGTCCGTGAACGTAAATGGCATCACGCAACTCTTACTCAATTCGTTTCACCGATTGTTGCCGGTAAAGTTTTAGGCTTAACCGTCGATCAGATGGTAAATGCAATCGGAATAAATGGATCGCACAATCATACAATCGGTTGTCCGACTGCAGGTAAACTCACGATGATGAAAAACACAGTCGATCCGATGGCTGTTCAATCGGGAGTGTTTGCGACATTAATGGCTCAGCGCGGATTTAGCGGAACAGAAAAAGTATTCGAAGGTAAAGAAGGATTTATGGATGCGTTCATTGGGTGGAACGCTAAGGAAGAAAAAATTAATCCAACCGAGATGAAAGGACGAGACGGAATTTCCAAATGGTCTTGGGATGTTGACGCACTGATTAAGGATCTCGGTAAAAATTATAAAATTCTTGAATGCGGTATGAAAGCATTCCCAACTGAAGCGTTAACACATACACATATTTCTTGCGTGTTAAATGCAATGACCAAAAATAAATTAGAGTACTCTGACATAGATGAGGTGAAAGTTACTTGTTTCGCTCAAGCATATGATATTCTTTTTGATCCGGCAAAGTATAGACCGGAATCTCGCGAAACAGCAGATCACTCACTTCCCTATTGTCTGGCAGCAGCAATGGTTGATAAAAAAATCACTCGACATTCTTTCGATGAAGAAAAATTAAACGATCCAAGAATATTCGAAGTAATAGATAAAATAAAGGGTGAACCATCCATTGAGTTCGAAAAAATGTTTCCTGCAAAACAACCGTCGAAAGTTGTAGTAAAAACCAAGGACGGAAGAGAATTTGATGAATATATGGAATTCCCGAAAGGTGATCCGCGTGAACCGATGACTGAAGCAGATCTTGACAATAAATTTGAAGGATTGTCATCTGAACTATTAAGTAAAGAAAGACAAAAAGAAATTAAAGAAGTAATCTTTGATGCAGAGAATTATTCTGCTAAAGAGTTTATGGATAAACTGATTGTTTAA
- a CDS encoding Txe/YoeB family addiction module toxin: MPKKRNLVWSNESLRQIKIIKKNQPDAQQYLQKIAMLIDDIQKSPFKGLGKPEPLKHKYEGCWSRRINIQDRLIYKVEKSEIQIISILGHYS, from the coding sequence TTGCCTAAAAAACGAAATCTTGTTTGGTCGAATGAATCGCTCAGGCAAATAAAAATTATAAAGAAAAATCAGCCGGACGCACAACAGTATTTACAGAAAATTGCAATGCTGATTGATGACATTCAAAAATCTCCATTCAAAGGTTTAGGGAAACCCGAACCGTTAAAACATAAATATGAAGGCTGTTGGTCGCGACGTATCAATATTCAAGATAGATTGATTTACAAAGTAGAGAAAAGCGAGATCCAAATTATCTCAATTTTAGGTCATTACAGTTAA
- a CDS encoding citrate lyase subunit alpha, producing MKLLKNQAGRLVPEKVNNQKQIPFKGVGKYKPKGNKAKPPIRSCADYPANGNKVVINLKEALKKAGLKDGMTISTHHHLRNGDVLTNYLFDVIKEIGVKNIRWFPTASFPCHEHLIKYLDDGTIHHIEGSMNGPLGKYTSEGKMKGIGVLRSHGGRYQSIQDGEVKIDIAVIAAPTADPFGNATGDRGKSACGLIGFALADSEYADKVIVVTDNLIPFPCYPWQIQGNNVDYVVEIDSLGDPAKIVSGTTEVTKSPDRLLIAEYVAQFLEDSGIMKDGFSFQAGAGGTNLAFAVYLREKMKKAGVKARFIRGGSTKYLVEMLEEGLTDYILDGQTFDLEGVRSMRENPEHVNTSPFTSYNYHGKGNFASIVDAAVLGATEVDLNFNANVVTHSDGYLLHGIGGWQNCLFSKCTILAIPSFRDRIPVIVDEVTTLVGPGELIDVIVTERGIAINPNRKDLLKAVKGSSLPIRTIKEIYDEVVDLCGVPKKPKVNKNKVVAVIKWVDGTLLDSVFNIDS from the coding sequence ATGAAACTACTAAAAAACCAAGCCGGAAGATTAGTCCCAGAAAAAGTTAACAATCAAAAACAAATTCCATTTAAAGGGGTGGGTAAATACAAGCCAAAAGGCAATAAAGCAAAGCCGCCGATTAGAAGCTGTGCCGATTATCCGGCAAATGGGAATAAAGTTGTAATAAATTTGAAAGAAGCATTAAAGAAAGCCGGACTTAAAGATGGGATGACAATTTCAACACATCATCATTTAAGAAATGGAGATGTTCTTACAAACTATTTATTCGATGTTATAAAAGAAATAGGTGTTAAAAACATTAGATGGTTTCCTACCGCTTCTTTTCCATGTCATGAACATTTAATAAAATATTTGGATGATGGAACTATTCATCATATCGAAGGAAGTATGAACGGACCGCTCGGGAAATATACAAGCGAAGGTAAGATGAAAGGTATTGGAGTTTTACGGTCTCATGGTGGAAGATATCAATCAATACAAGACGGTGAAGTGAAAATTGATATTGCAGTAATTGCCGCTCCAACTGCCGATCCGTTTGGAAACGCAACCGGTGATAGAGGTAAATCAGCTTGCGGGCTTATAGGATTTGCTTTAGCTGATTCAGAATATGCAGATAAGGTTATTGTTGTAACTGACAATCTAATTCCATTCCCCTGTTACCCTTGGCAGATTCAAGGCAACAATGTTGATTATGTAGTGGAGATTGATTCACTCGGTGATCCGGCAAAAATTGTAAGCGGAACTACAGAAGTAACTAAAAGTCCCGATAGATTATTAATTGCAGAATATGTAGCGCAATTCTTAGAGGATTCCGGAATAATGAAAGATGGTTTTTCATTTCAAGCCGGAGCGGGAGGAACAAACTTAGCATTTGCCGTTTACTTAAGAGAGAAAATGAAAAAAGCCGGAGTGAAAGCAAGATTTATTCGAGGTGGCAGTACAAAATATCTCGTTGAAATGTTGGAAGAAGGATTAACTGATTACATTCTCGACGGACAAACTTTTGATTTGGAAGGTGTTCGTTCTATGCGAGAAAATCCCGAACATGTAAACACCTCACCATTCACAAGTTATAATTATCACGGCAAGGGAAATTTTGCATCTATTGTAGATGCGGCAGTATTAGGTGCAACCGAAGTCGACTTAAATTTTAACGCAAATGTTGTAACACATTCAGACGGATATTTACTTCACGGAATCGGTGGATGGCAAAACTGTCTTTTCTCCAAATGTACAATTTTAGCAATCCCCTCTTTTAGGGATAGGATTCCTGTAATTGTTGATGAGGTTACCACACTTGTTGGTCCCGGTGAATTAATAGATGTAATCGTAACCGAAAGAGGAATTGCAATTAATCCGAATCGGAAAGATTTATTGAAAGCTGTTAAAGGTTCATCGCTTCCAATAAGAACTATAAAAGAAATCTATGACGAAGTAGTTGATCTTTGCGGAGTTCCTAAAAAACCAAAAGTAAATAAAAATAAAGTTGTTGCAGTTATAAAATGGGTTGACGGAACTTTACTCGATTCTGTTTTTAATATAGATTCGTAA
- a CDS encoding four helix bundle protein: MVEKQVKYLKLNDIEAYRIAFALSNYVWAIISKWDYFAKRTIGSQFTDAVDSISANIAEGFGRYTKKDKIRFYRISFGSMYESLDWNEKAKARKLLSDNEYDHIFAELQKLPKAINSLINYTNTKLKI; the protein is encoded by the coding sequence ATGGTTGAAAAGCAGGTTAAATATCTGAAATTGAATGACATTGAAGCTTATCGAATTGCATTTGCGTTAAGCAATTATGTCTGGGCTATCATTAGTAAATGGGATTATTTCGCCAAGCGAACAATTGGCTCGCAATTTACTGATGCAGTCGATTCAATTTCTGCTAATATTGCAGAAGGGTTTGGAAGATATACAAAAAAAGATAAGATTAGATTTTATAGAATTAGTTTTGGTTCAATGTATGAATCTTTGGATTGGAATGAAAAAGCTAAAGCTAGAAAACTCCTTTCAGATAATGAATACGATCATATATTTGCAGAATTACAAAAATTACCAAAAGCAATAAATAGCTTAATTAATTATACTAATACAAAACTCAAGATTTAG
- a CDS encoding efflux RND transporter periplasmic adaptor subunit, with translation MIKKISIIILSLLILIACDEQNDTVNETVIPVKVYNVKPNTISQYLRLTGSVEAENDAIVFAKLNEKIEKIYVKVGQNVKKDEVIAEQYNEILKQNLEMAKAGLKSAESQFILAKQNYERMLKLFEQKAVSPQQFDQAESQMKTLEANFDLAKSQLKQAEENYENSFIKAPFAGVVAAINFDENQMVTAGQAVAQVVNSKSMKAKLMVSGTDANHVALGQLIEIEFPSIPEAVYQGKVNRINKALSPVTNALEIEVIILNADERVKSGIFGKFNLELVTKDNVIIIPETAVQQQTEVKIDRETGVQKSVKKHFTYKIDNDRAVLTEIKIGINSDGRVEITDGLSEGDRVVVVGQNIIKDGDLVKIIE, from the coding sequence ATGATAAAGAAAATCTCAATAATTATCTTGTCACTTTTGATATTGATTGCATGTGACGAACAGAATGACACAGTTAACGAGACTGTTATTCCTGTAAAAGTATATAATGTGAAACCAAATACAATTTCACAATATCTACGCTTGACAGGAAGTGTCGAAGCTGAAAATGATGCTATTGTATTTGCCAAGTTGAATGAAAAAATAGAAAAGATTTATGTTAAAGTTGGGCAGAATGTTAAAAAAGATGAAGTCATTGCCGAACAGTACAATGAAATTTTAAAACAGAATTTAGAAATGGCAAAAGCCGGGTTGAAATCCGCTGAGTCTCAATTCATATTAGCTAAGCAGAATTATGAAAGAATGCTAAAATTGTTCGAACAAAAAGCTGTAAGTCCCCAGCAATTTGATCAAGCTGAATCTCAAATGAAAACTTTAGAAGCCAATTTTGATCTTGCAAAAAGTCAGCTAAAACAAGCCGAAGAGAATTACGAAAATAGTTTCATTAAAGCACCTTTTGCCGGCGTTGTCGCAGCAATTAATTTTGATGAAAATCAAATGGTAACTGCCGGTCAAGCGGTTGCACAAGTCGTTAATTCTAAATCCATGAAAGCAAAATTAATGGTTAGCGGAACGGATGCAAATCATGTTGCACTTGGTCAGTTAATTGAAATTGAATTTCCATCAATACCGGAAGCGGTTTATCAAGGCAAAGTAAACCGAATTAATAAAGCTTTAAGCCCGGTTACAAATGCTCTTGAAATTGAAGTTATTATTTTGAATGCCGACGAAAGAGTTAAGTCCGGTATATTCGGTAAATTTAATCTTGAGTTGGTAACAAAAGATAACGTAATTATTATTCCCGAAACCGCGGTTCAACAGCAAACGGAAGTTAAAATTGATAGGGAAACCGGCGTACAAAAGTCGGTAAAAAAACACTTCACTTATAAAATTGATAATGACCGAGCCGTTTTGACTGAAATAAAAATTGGTATCAATAGTGACGGAAGAGTTGAAATAACTGATGGATTGAGTGAAGGCGATAGAGTTGTAGTGGTTGGTCAAAATATTATCAAAGATGGAGACTTGGTAAAAATTATCGAATAG
- a CDS encoding type II toxin-antitoxin system Phd/YefM family antitoxin has protein sequence MQTIQYTDARNQLNKLINSVDKNKEPVVIVGSKGRNDAVILSKEDYDNLLENLYVLSNPNWLKSIDKGLKEVKSGKVKKLSTKEALGV, from the coding sequence ATGCAAACAATTCAATATACAGATGCAAGGAATCAGTTAAATAAATTGATTAACTCGGTTGACAAAAACAAAGAACCTGTTGTTATTGTTGGCTCAAAAGGGAGAAATGATGCTGTTATTCTTTCTAAAGAGGATTACGATAATTTGTTAGAAAATTTATACGTTCTATCAAATCCCAATTGGTTAAAAAGTATTGACAAAGGATTAAAAGAAGTAAAAAGCGGAAAAGTTAAAAAGCTTTCGACTAAAGAAGCTCTGGGTGTTTAA